A window from Drosophila yakuba strain Tai18E2 chromosome 3L, Prin_Dyak_Tai18E2_2.1, whole genome shotgun sequence encodes these proteins:
- the LOC6532484 gene encoding proton-coupled amino acid transporter-like protein CG1139: MNDNIKTVTVYPTTLELTTPTKPANGSNDDYDPHLHRELKNPTTNFQTFAHFLKASVGTGVLAMPSAFAHAGYVNGTLLTLIIGSLALYCLHILIECMYILCKRQRVPYVSFSQAMNLGLKQGPPWLRCLAPIAVPFVDGFLAFYHFGICCVYVVFIAESIKQLVDEYLVVWDVRIHMCIIIVPLLLIYSIKNLKLLAPFSSAANLLLLVGFGIILYYIFEELPPLSERDPFVAAGKLPTFFGTVLFALEAVGVILAIEENMATPKSFVGPCGILNSGMSIVLGLYVLLGFFGYWKYGNESEGSITLNIPQNEIPAQVVKVFFAITTWISYALQGYVTAHILWDKYLAKRFKESRQTFYELLFRALIVLLTFACAVAIPDLSVFLSLVGSFCLSILGLIFPVLLQICVQYTEGYGPFRIKLIINLLLLGFGIFGGVVGTYVSILDIIAVYK; this comes from the exons CGACAATATAAAAACCGTGACGGTTTACCCAACAACATTGGAATTAACGACCCCAACAAAACCAGCGAATGGCAGTAACGATGATTACGATCCCCACCTGCACCGCGAACTTAAGAATCCCACTAC AAACTTTCAGACATTTGCCCACTTCCTGAAGGCTTCCGTGGGCACTGGAGTCCTGGCCATGCCCAGTGCCTTCGCACATGCGGGATATGTGAATGGCACCCTGCTCACACTGATCATTGGCTCGCTGGCCCTCTACTGCCTGCACATTTTG ATCGAATGCATGTACATCTTGTGTAAGCGGCAGCGGGTTCCCTACGTCAGCTTCTCGCAGGCCATGAATCTGGGACTCAAACAAGGTCCACCCTGGCTGCGTTGCTTGGCGCCCATTGCCGT TCCCTTTGTAGATGGCTTCCTGGCCTTTTACCACTTCGGCATCTGCTGCGTCTATGTGGTTTTCATAGCGGAGAGCATAAAGCAGTTGGTGGATGAGTATCTGGTGGTCTGGGATGTGCGAATACACATGTGCATCATAATCGTGCCACTTCTGCTGATTTATAGCATCAAGAATTTAAAGCTACTGGCGCCCTTTTCCAGTGCAGCGAATCTCCTGCTTCTTGTGG GTTTTGGCATCATTTTGTACTATATATTTGAGGAGTTACCTCCTCTAAGTGAACGAGATCCTTTCGTGGCCGCCGGAAAGTTGCCCACCTTCTTTGGCACAGTACTCTTTGCACTGGAAGCAGTGGGTGTG ATTCTGGCAATTGAGGAGAATATGGCCACGCCTAAATCCTTTGTGGGCCCCTGTGGCATTCTGAACAGTGGCATGTCCATAGTGCTGGGCTTGTATGTTCTGCTCGGCTTCTTTGGCTACTGGAAATATGGCAATGAGTCCGAGGGCAGCATTACACTGAATATTCCGCAGAACGAAAT ACCCGCTCAGGTGGTAAAGGTGTTCTTTGCCATCACTACCTGGATCTCGTATGCCTTGCAGGGCTATGTGACTGCCCACATCCTGTGGGATAAATACTTGGCCAAGCGCTTCAAGGAGAGCAGGCAGACATTCTATGAACTGCTCTTCCGGGCCTTAATTGTGTTGCTCACTT TTGCCTGCGCTGTTGCTATTCCGGATCTTTCGGTCTTCCTGTCCCTGGTGGGATCCTTTTGCCTGTCGATCCTGGGCCTCATCTTCCCCGTTCTACTCCAGATCTGCGTCCAGTACACCGAGGGCTATGGACCATTCCGGATAAAATTGATCATCAATCTGCTGCTCTTGGGCTTTGGCATCTTTGGCGGAGTTGTTGGCACCTATGTGAGCATTTTGGACATCATTGCGGTGTACAAGTAA